A region of the Anolis sagrei isolate rAnoSag1 chromosome 4, rAnoSag1.mat, whole genome shotgun sequence genome:
GAGAGATCTAATTTAATCCAAAGGAGAAACATTCATGATTTGAATTCAGTCAAAACTGTTATTACCATCTCCATGATGTGTAAGCACCCCAAGACACAATCATTTATTGCATCTAGATTAGCTCTCTCCAGCCCCcgtcagatgtgttggactatatATTGCATTATGCTCAAGACACATACAGCCCTTGATAGTACTCTCTGGTGATGAGAACAATTGACTCCAACACATTTGGGGTTGTGAATCCAAAGtacaatggcttattggcctatgcattttgactaaccctgtataagcaTCCACTGCTCTAGATCTGTATCGTAGAACTTTTCAGATCTATTACATTATTGATCCCATCCAATGAAGGATCACAAAGTGAAGGGGACGATGTCATAGCATTTTCAATAGTCTATTGGATGGAAATGTTTGTAAATGAGAGTGAGGCagagcaatgtaaatatgtatgcatgcattttATCAAAGGAatgctgaaattcatttttaaaggcCTGTGTTTTGAGAGTGACAAAACAATTTGTAATAGACTCTTGAGTAGTGACAGTTCTGCTTTAGCCATAACTGCGGTTGCTGCATACACTGTACTCTCTTTTATATTTTACCCACTTCAGTATATCTTGTGTTAAGTGCCTGGTTATGAAGAAGTAGTAAAACACTTTGTAGAGTTCATCCTAGCTCTTGGGAGAAGCTTGCTTACAGACTGTAGAGTCTTCTCCAATccatatttctttaatttttcacATCATTTATTCTCAGTAAAGTACTCTTTTGTTTGGGGTAGAGTTTGTTTTTCCTGGAAGGATCCAGAGTTTCTTACTATTGGGAAATGGAGAGAGAATAGTGAGGACACACATGCTATACTTCTATTTAAAATTAAGTTAGAATTGGAGAACTGTGTAAATAGGGAACTGTCTaaagactttatcacacaagacaAGCAAACCAGTATTGTAGCTGGACTGTCATCACTCATGCTGTATCccccttgagccacaaggagagctgggtaacaaataataatgataatgataattactactactacttctgctACTTCCAGTATAAGTGATGTCCAGGGATTCCCCTCTTTTACCCATTCTCCTTACTACTGCTTCTGCTTTTGTAAAAGCTTCTGGAAATCTAACTCATGtatgtattttgaaactgttttaaaattatatactCAGAGTTACCAGAGGGGAGatgggacaggatacaaataaagatgatgatgatgatgatgatgatattattattattttcttaataaacttactaTTCTTGTTAATCggtgtggtgtttgggtgaaaaggggATCAAGTAGGTAGCTGGGCTGCAACATTACCTAAAATACTTCCCTTTATGGGACTTTGATATAAGGACTGGGACATGCAGCCGTTCAAACAATTCAGGATAGGTTCTTGGGGGAACTGCAGGGTCTTCTAATGGGATACCCTCTTCACTGCTAAGTCTAGAAGCTGATATTTCTATCAAGTGAAGAATTCAAAAATCATTTATACTTTAAGGGAAGTTGCTTCCAAAGTGAGGAAACTTTCAGGTTCACCACAACTAGTTGGATGAAAAGCTCTGAAAAGCTCTAAAGGCACAAGTTAGTGATAATTTGGCTAGCTGGAGTAAAGGTAATGCTAAATAATGTGTTTAGGTTCCTCCCAATGGATGCAGAATGTTAATGCATGCCATTATTAccaactaactaactaaatattGTCAGAGTTGTCAGTATGTCATAATTTTTGTCTATCTGCCAATGAATACATAGGTTACAATaacattcattttaaaatgaCAGAAGATGTTACATAGGCTCTCGCTGTGAGGCAGATACAAGCATCATCACAATGCCTTTCTTCATACCAGCCAATCATTGGGCTTGGAAATGTTCTATTATTTACATATCTAGTAAAATATAAGGCAGTGTGTTGAGTAGAACCCAAGGCACTTCAGGGAGTCAATACAGTGGAGCAGAATCAGACTGAAGCTATGTCTTCTGCCAATAGTAGGAAGAGGAAACTTTCACCTCCAATGATGGCAAAGCTCAAGAATAAGAAGTCTAGACCTATACGGAAGAACCACAATTTTAAACATGAGAGGAAGGCAAAGCGTAATTCAGTCAAGAAGCACAAAATGTGTGACCAGTGGACAGAAAACTCCCTCTTCCATGATGATTCCAAGACACTACAGAAACTGGAAGCAAACAAGTCCATGACAATCAAGGCCAAAGGGATAATGATGTCTTTTGTGAGTTGCCTCTACAAATGGGTACCTGCTGAAGTTGAGCGCTTCAGGAGAGCAAGGAACCGCCCCAACATTGGCTCCTCAGAAATGCGATCAGCCCTGCAGCATATTATGCTAGGAGAATGTAAATGCAGGGCATATTCTCCAAAGACTGGGGAACCTCGCCAAGTGAAGATCTCTTAAAAAAAGAGAAACCCTGCCCTTTCACCCTGGGGCAAGAGAGAAAGAACTAAAGAGggtgaagggagagaagaaaactaGAAACACCCCATATTatattgaaaaaagaaataataccaCCATGCACTCTTACCACTCATAACAATGGGATGGAGCTGAACGAAGGAAACTGGATGAACTACTCAAGGTTGGATTCAATAAAAAAGACTGTACCAGTGCAGAATTTGTCACAAGTCCAAGCAAAACATTCACCCTACTTTGATTTGAAAGAGTGAAAGAACTTCCACAAAGGCTACAGACAACCGAGCTATATGCCAGAGAGACATTGTCTATGAGTCAAATATCATAACATGCAGAACGTTTCAGAGCTAATACATTCCTTTGTGTTTGAGAGAGGAGAGTGTTTCCATCCTGTGAGCTGTTATTCTGAGAGCATTGAAATAAAAGTAGAGCTTTCCATATTtgggttttcaattttttccagtattttagagaagacaattatggctGTTTCATAAAGTAAAGTTCTTGTAAGCAAGAAGAGTTTGAATTTGGAGTCTTGTGGGGACTAATGGAAAATGTGCCATTGTAGAATATCAGGCCTTATGGCATTTTATCATAAAATAGCAATTAATGCTTATAAATTCATGAATTGTATTTGGCTCTGAATcctaaaatgaaagaaaagccACACATTTGGCTTCCTCACTGTACATAGTAAGGCTTAATTCCTTATTTCTGGTAATGCTATCTAAATTTATATTTGCCACTAACTTTAGTATGGACCACACTGAACGTGATGTCTGAACAGGCAATATTCCATTTTTCTTGAAATTTAAATTGATTTTCACCGAAATTCTGGTATTAAAAGTGATAACATAATTGTGAAGTATATGAATTCATCTTAACTTTTTGGTTACTAGACGGAAATTGGAGAGAGTTCCTTTTGCTTCAGTGATTGTACAGGAGCAGGAATTTCAACAGATATTGCTCACCACACAACCAGGTCACAAACAACGCTTACTGAAATTCCTTTTTCTACACATGATTCAGTAGTTTTCAGACTGCCAGATCTGCATATATGTACACCAAACTAATGtttaatgttaatattaatattaaatttttAATCACTTGCTCTTAGACtcctaaataaaataatataaaatcttaataataaaatgctaatgtttatatatgttggCCTCTCCAAAATCTTGTTAAAGATATCTTTCATCTATGAAGACTAGAGACTGAAATATTCTTTCTTTTACTACAATTCTCCAATCCCTTTGGCCATGTTAGTTGAGGACTTGTATTTAAATCCAGCATTTAAAAGTTCTATAGGAGCCATGTGATGATGTGAACTCACTGCCCCAAAGTGGTGTATATTTTGTTCTGCTTGGATGGCAGAGCACATAAAAACACTACATTTTCTGCCTTAGGCTAGATCTGAATATTCATAAGATTTGGAATCTGAAAACCAATCAtttttgtctgctgtggagtAAAAGTTGCATGCTGCCTAGTACCCATGCCCCACATAACAATGGACTGAGTTTTACAGGTACATCTgactacttcatcacattagagaatgaatccacttaaatccggtttctccatcctgcagaattctgggatttgtggtttagaGAAGTgattaaaggctccttcctaaactacaaatcccagaattctgcaggaggcagcaaccaaatttaaagtggatttattctctagtgtgatgtgcTATCAAGAATTGCTTTCATGTGCGTGAGAGAGAAGGGATGTGCCTCAAGCAGGTATATGGTATCCTACAGGATTCAAGGATATATTCTTGGGGTTAAAATAGTAGATAAATGCAAGAAAATAAATACTGTGAAAACTATGTAGTGTTTGCATTTTATAGATAGACTCGTAGTCACAGAAGATTTGGCATACTTAGTAGCATTAGGGGCCCTGCATCAAAATGTTGCAGTGATGGTGCTCTTGTCCACAGTAAGCCAGCCATTTACTCCTCCACATAgtcaattttctttcctttccatcttaTTTAcaatttccccctccccccaaacattAGCCAATATTCCATGGCCACTGGATATATTGGGTGCAATTGGGCTAGTTTGGAAGTCCTGCTTCAACACACACTAACTGAAAAAAATGGCAACTGCtctctattattatgtttatttatacactaTTTTTTCTCCTCACAAGGAgtctcaaagcggcttacattaaaaacatttcaatgcaatttaaaattcaaaaatatgaagaaacattaaaacataataaatataaatggcATTAAGAATTTCACAGTTTAAATCCTTAAAAGCATAATCAgagctaaaaaccacagcaccccctctATGAAGGGGAAAGCAATTGTTACTTTTCTCATATTCTTAGTTTACATCAACAATTTCCTTTCcagcaaagaaaaataaagaacataAAATCAGAGACCTTTCCCCAAAATGTTTGCCTCAATagcactgacattgttttagctaAGGGGGGAAGGATCTTAGACTTCAAttcaaagaaaagaggaaaggagaaacagtTCCACTAGGTGTGGTGCACTACAATCTGAATCTTGGAGAGAATCATCTAAAACAAATCCAGGCTGTGATTTAAGTTAGAATGATCATTATGGTTATTTTGTTAGGTAAATTATAGAGATTCCTGCTCTAATCAGTGAAGATTAGCAAAAATGGAAGCAGGTTTATGGAAGAAATGTCCTTTTGCTGTTCAGTGTAACACAAGATGCCTCTTGATCTAGCCCTGGTGCTCTTGGTCCTACATACAACGCTTTCACCATAGTTTAGGGACAGAGCCCCACCGGAAGAAGCTCTATGTCATTTGATGGTATCCAGTGGGCTCCATCCCCAAACTGCCGTGAAAATGTCTCATGAGAGGTaaatttccatgtttttatggctttgtatggtcttttttatattttgatattttatgcTAAACGTTTTAACAGTattgtatgattgttttatttgttgaggAATCAtatgttgccaactgtgaactgccctgagttgcctttgggctgagaaatattaaaaattcaaTGTCTCATCATAAAAAAGCATGCATGAATTACAGGACTATTGTTTGACAATTTTTGTTGAATAAAAAATGTTTGATATTACCAAGAAAATGTGTGTCCAAaatcttttgctttttcttcccactgccatacaaatatggtaagtaaataaataaataaatagtaccatacaaatatggtaaataaataaataaataaatagttctgtAGAATTCTAAACCTGGCACAAGTTAGTGATAACTTTGCTAGTTCAAAAAAAGGTATTGCTAAATAGTGGGTTTAGGATCCTCCCCCATGGATGCAGAGTGTTAATACATGTCAttataactaactaactaactaactaactaactaactaactaaatattCCCAGAGCTGTAGGTATGTCATAACATTTATCTAACAACCAATGAATACATAGGTTACAATCTCATTCATTTTGAAATGACAGAAAATATTACATAGGCTCTCACTGTGAGGCAGATACAAGCACCATCACAATGCCTTTGTTCCTCCCTGCCAATCACTGAGCTTGGAAATGTTCTGTTATTTACATATCTAGCAAAATATAAGGCAGTGTGCTGAGTAGAACCCAAGGCACTTCAGGGAGTCAATACTGTGGAACAGAATCAGACTGAAGCCATGCCTTCCACATATAGTAGGAAGAGGAAAATTTCAACTCCAAGAAGGGCAAAGCTCAAGAATAAGAAGTCTAGACCTATACGGAAGAACCACAATGTCAAACATGGGGGGAAGGCAAAGCGTAATTCAGTGAAGAAGCACAAAATGAGTGACCGGTGGACACTAAACTTTCTGTTCCACAATAATTCCAAGACTCTACAGAAACTGGAAGGGAACAGGTCCATGACAGTCAAGGCCAAAGGGATAATGCTGTCTTTTGTGAGGTGCCTCTACAAATGGGTATCTGCTGAAGCTGAGCGCTTCAGGAGAGCAAGGAACCGCCCCAGCATTGGCTCCTTAGAAATGCGATCAGCCCTGCAGCATCTTATGCTAGGAAAATGTAAATGCAAGACAAATTCTCCAAAGACTGGGGAGCCTCGCCAGATGAAGATCtcctaaaaaaaaagaaaaaccctgcCCTTTCACCCTGGGGTGAGAGACAATGAACTGAAGAGGGTGAAGGGAGAGGAGAACACTAGAACACCCCATACTATgttgaaaaaagaaataataccaCCATGCACTCTTACCACTCATAACAGGACAGTTAAACAATTGGATGGAGCTGAAAGAAGGAAACTGAACGGACTTATCAAGGTTggatgcaattttttaaaaaattgggccACTTGCAGAATTTGTCACAAGTCCAAGCAAAACATTTATCCTATTTTGATTGGAATGAGTGAAAGAACTTCCACAAAGGCCACAGACAACCAAGCTATATGCCAGGGAGACATTATGAATCAAATATCATAACATGCAAAACATTTGAGAGCTAATGCATTCCTTTGTGTTAGAGAGAGGAAAGTGTTTCCATCCTTTAAAATCAAAGAACTGTACTGTGAGCTGTTATTCTGAGAGCATTGAAATAAAAGTGGAATTTTCCATTTTTGGGGTTTCAGTATTTTCCAGTATTTTAGAGAGGACAATTGTGGCTGTTGCATAAAGTAAAGTTCCTGTAAGCAAGAAGAGTTTGAATTTGGAATCTTGTGGGGACTAATGGAAAATGTGCCATTGTAGAATATCGGGCCTTAAGGTATTTTATCATAAAATAGCAGTTAGTGCTTGTAACTTTATGAATTGCATTTGTCTCTGAATCACCAAAAAATCAAAAACTCATACAATTTTTGATTGTATACAAAAAATCAAAAACTCATACAATACAACTcatacacctcactacctctgaggatgcttgccatagatgcaggtgaaacgtcaggatagaatgcctctagaccatggccatatagcccgaaaaaacctacaactcataCAATTTTAGTTTATCATTTTGTTTCctcaatatatttttgttatatcaTTTGGTTTCTTCAATGTACCTCAAGCAGGTGTGAGGTATCTCCTTCTCCAATGAATGGCATATCATGTGGCTATCCTAGTGGAAGTCACCTACAGGATTCAAGGATAAAATTCTTGGGATTAAAATAGTAGATAAGTGCAAGAAAAAAATACTGTGGAAACTATGTACTGTTTGCATTTTATAGATGGACTCAGAGTCACAGAAGATTTGGCATACTTAGCAGTGTTAGGCGCCCTGCATCAAAATGTTGCAGTGATGGTGCTCTTGTTCACTACTCCAGTAAGCCAGCTATTTACTCCTCCACATAataaatttcctttcctttctatcaTATTTACTATTCTGCACCTAAACATTAGCCAGTATTCCATGGCCACTGGATATATTGGGTGCAATTGGGCTAGTTTGGAAGTCCTGCTCCAAAACACactaactgaaaaatggtaaCGGCtctctattattatgtttatttgtaccctattttttctccccacaaggagattcaaggtggcttacattaaaaacatttcaatgcaattttaaatCCAAAAATATGAAGAATGTTACATCTGTAGATGGTCTGTGTTTCACCGGTgtataacaggattgggaggccaatggctttataaacaagcaccctacgaatgtcccaatcctcaaacactctctgtttaattcagaaaaatgttgcactcgcagagctcagccagtgttgtatttcagtgtcagtgttgacttttgtggagaggtggctgccaatgtagtggaaatggtcaatattttctaatgttacaccattaagatgtatttctggcattatagagggattggctggtgcttgctgaaagagcactttggctttctcaatgttcaactttgcagaagcatacaagctttttgtatgcttctgcaaagttgTTTAGAGTAGTGTTAGttgcttggagcaccttggtggagagcgactaattaagaaataaagtgaagtgaagtagcttgtaggtcttcttctgaatgagcatagaCTACAATATCATCAGAATACTGGAATTCTATAAAAGATGtcattgtgaccttggttttggctttcagtctgctgaggttaaatagtttgccatctgtctgatagattatttccatGTTAGTAGGAAGCTTCCCaacaacaaggtgcagtatcatagcgctgaagatggagaataaggttgggggaATAACACATCTCTGTTTGACACATCTCTGTTTGATTCCATCTTAATGGGGTCACTTTGgtagccattgctatccaagactgttgccatcatgtcatcatggaggagccgcaggatgttcacaaatttgtcagggcatccagTTTTTTGGAGGATAATCCAGAATGCACtgagattcactgtgtcaaatgcctttgcaaggtcaatgaatgctatgttcagaggttgattttgttccctgcatttttcttggagctgttgtgcaatgAAGATCATATCCACGATTCCTCTGGAGtggtggaagccattctgggattctgagaggattccatcagtgttgcctctggaaaatcttgcaaatctcttggcacAGCCAAGTGGTCAAAAGTCaaacattctggaagaagcaaataccaccagcctTAAAGTGATGATCTCCTCTGCTATCAGCTTTGCtttactggccacattgtccaaatgcccaatcaccatctcccaaagcagttactatactctcagctcaaggacagaaaatagaatgttggtggacaggaaaagagatttaaaactgggcttaaagccaatcttaaaaattgtggcatagacaccgaaaactgggaagccctggccctcacgCATTCTGACTAGAAGTCAGCTGTtatcaacagtgctgtggaattcaaagaggcaaaagggagaaaggtgTCAAGAGAAAGACACACCAAGCCAacccttccacctagaaaccgatgtcctcagTGTGGAAGAACaggcggatcaagaataggacccACCgtcaagaccctacacttggaaggtaaTCATACTCAACCACGAGTGATGGCCTATGATGATGATTCTTAGTTTACATCAATGATTTCCTTTCcagcaaaggaaaaaaagaacataAAAATCAGAGGCCTCTCTCAGAAAGTTTGCCTCAACAACATTGACATTGTTTTAGCTTTTGGAGGAAGGGTCTCAGACTTCACAttcaaggaaaagaggaaaggggaaacagTTCCACTAGGTGTTGTGCACTAAATCCTGAATCTTGAAGAGAATTGTTAAAAAATTTCCAGACTGTATTACAAGTTAGAGCATAACAATGAACGTTGTCATTCTTTTGTACTGTTAGGTAAATTATAGAGATTCCTGCTCTAATCAGTAAAGATTGACAACAATGGAAGCAGCTCATGGAACAAATGTCCTTTTGCTGTTCAGTGTAATATGATATGCCTCTTGATATAGCCCTGGTGCTATTTAACACAGAAACTTGTTCTTCTTGCATCTTTGAATGTTGTTGCCTAGGATAACAAGCAAATTAAAGTCCCAAGCTATGCCCTGTCCCAAATCGCTATAGCAGTCATCAGTGTTCACTGCTGCTGTGCTCCATTCCCGGAATGAATCCAAATAACGTTAAATAGGAATAGCAAATATAGGGAGCTTATGAACTTACTATctattaggacttcatcacattgttgTCCTTGATACAGGGGACAGCAAGGGGGGGGCACTAGGGCATGCGGGCCAATTGTGTGGCAGCGGGGATAATCTGTCACATGACACCTTGCATCTCCTGAACCACCTGCTTGCCCATCACATGTTGAAAAGTATGATCCCGCGTTGTCCCCATGATTCCTAACCTGAATACGGGTAGTCTCTCATGTTAAGATTTCCCCCTCCTACCATGCTTCCTCAACACAGCCACCACGGAGCTCCATCGGAAGTAGATTTGTGTCGTGGGATGAGATCCAGCAGGCTCTATGCTGGCTGTGTCAAGAAAGTGTTGGAGGATACTGAATTTAAGTAACGTGGTGAGTTTCTTAGAGTGAATAACAAcactatattttaaatatgtcCCTTCCAGAGTCTAAACATTTCTCTAATGTATTTAAGAAGTTCAATTTGCTATTAATTCTGATACACTTGCACAAATACACAGGCATGGGGGAAAATGTTTCTTAGCCAGATTGTGgttacctgaaactgtggatatgatCAAACACCATTTAATTGCCCAACTTCAAATCCCAGCATACTGTAGAGTTACCCAGAACCAGGgtttcaaactcattttcaccatgggccacatcagccttatgactGCCATCAAAGCGTTGTTTGTAAtggtaactatgttgccctggtaCTGAAAGCCCAGCAGACCATATATAATGGCATTGAGGTTTCcaacagtttccaacagacctcacagcctctgaggatgcctgccatagatgcaggtgaaatgtcaggagagaatgcttctggaacatggccatacagcctgaaaaacttaaaacaacccatTGAAGGatgagtttgagaaacactgtgaagATCCATGAATTTACAGAGAGGTCACGTTTAATGGGTCCTGGATCCAGGCATTGACCAACCTGCCCCCTGACTGATGGGCACTGTTAATTCTCCTCCCAGATACAGGACCCATGCAACCAGCTTTGAAAGTTATGTCAATAAAGAAACCAGATGTAGCAAACATATGAATACAACTCTGTAACAACCACAGTACAGAGAGGGTAGGTGGAATTGCATTCAGAAGGCACCTGCCAAGATCCTAAATGTCCCTTACTCAATCTGGCCACTTTGATCAGGTCCACCAGCCAATGACATTGAACCAGTTCAACTCCATTGACTGACAGTTCCCATCTTATCCAAGGCCAAATCAAGTGCCTAGGAAATCTGGAAATGAGACACATGTTGTTGAAGGGAAGATGGCAGGCCACATCAGAATGGACCACCTGCTGTACATGGTAAGTTGTGTGGTTTTATTTATGACCAATTTTAGATGTTCTTCCATAAGTCAACATGCAAACACTCCCAGTATCATTTCTGCATACAGATAGCAAGGAAGAAATGGAATAATTTCTTTGCCTTGGCATATGTAGGCTGAAAGTGCACAAAGGAAAGAATGTATTCATCCTGCAataagagggaggaaaaggaagaaaagaaaacatcacAATCAGGCCAGACCAAGAGACTAGATGAATCCTTCAGCTGCAAATAGCAGTTCGGTAGTTTTTATTCCTTTGTATTGGACACAAAAGTACTAGCCGGAGCACTTGTAATCATTAAAGATCTTTACAACAAAAGGAAGTGTACAATGTACTCTGTATAGGGAAACAGGGCAACAGCAGAAAGAAACACGTTTCCTGCATTTAAGTGAGAGAGACTTCACTACAGTAACATTGCCCTTTGATGAAAGGGGGAATTTTCTGAAAGTGAAGATCATGATGATAGTGTATATATAGATTGCTATGATTCATCTGGAGAATGACTGAATGGGTGGCCAAAAAGAAAAgagcagaaaaaggaaaggacTCTGTGCCAGTATCATGTGCGCTTACTTAGGAAATGCCACAAAGATCAATTTCTAAAGCCAAAACTACCTATAGGCAATAATGGCAGAAAAAAGTCTCATAACAAGAGTGACTGTGCAT
Encoded here:
- the LOC137096862 gene encoding histone H2B type 1-M-like; translation: MAKLKNKKSRPIRKNHNFKHERKAKRNSVKKHKMCDQWTENSLFHDDSKTLQKLEANKSMTIKAKGIMMSFVSCLYKWVPAEVERFRRARNRPNIGSSEMRSALQHIMLGECKCRAYSPKTGEPRQVKIS